One window of Triticum dicoccoides isolate Atlit2015 ecotype Zavitan chromosome 5A, WEW_v2.0, whole genome shotgun sequence genomic DNA carries:
- the LOC119303280 gene encoding uncharacterized protein LOC119303280, with amino-acid sequence MLISPGLAAPAASHPSPFLAAACLGDRAALGGLVQPAATTSKTRCYSRPLLRYATADAASIAGSVSTNDTRCRLDRDELRRVCQEPDLEGAVNLLDEMLTRRGGAGASGQLAPEEQAAVLQCYVDALSLASLRRGHRLLAKSTSRYSGIAMPIVHRIATLYCKLGAPADARRVLEGASRPAPGKPADAAQAKRKEAYEKVRELHEEIRAAGYVPDTRFVLHDIDEAAKERALMYHSERLAIAFGLVSTPPGTPLRVMKNLRICGDCHTAVKLIAKVTGREIIVRDNKRFHHFKDGACSCGDYWLLALCKWREQ; translated from the coding sequence ATGCTAATATCTCCAGGACTCGcggcgccggcggcctctcacCCGTCCCCTTTCCTCGCCGCCGCCTGCCTCGGCGACCGCGCTGCTCTAGGAGGCCTCGTCCAGCCGGCCGCAACGACGTCGAAGACCCGCTGCTACAGCCGCCCGCTGCTCCGCTATGCGACCGCCGACGCCGCTTCTATTGCGGGCAGCGTATCGACCAATGACACTCGGTGCCGCCTGGACCGCGACGAGCTCCGCAGGGTCTGCCAAGAGCCCGACCTCGAGGGAGCAGTTAACCTGCTCGACGAAATGCTTACCCGGAGAGGCGGCGCCGGCGCGTCGGGCCAACTCGCGCCGGAAGAGCAGGCCGCGGTCCTCCAGTGCTACGTTGACGCGCTCTCGCTGGCCTCCCTCAGACGAGGTCACCGCTTGCTCGCCAAGTCCACGTCCCGGTACTCCGGGATCGCCATGCCCATCGTGCACAGGATCGCCACGCTGTACTGCAAGCTCGGCGCCCCTGCCGACGCGCGGCGCGTCCTTGAGGGAGCGTCGAGGCCGGCACCAGGAAAGCCCGCGGACGCGGCGCAGGCCAAGCGGAAGGAGGCCTACGAGAAGGTGCGCGAGCTGCACGAGGAGATACGCGCGGCGGGGTACGTGCCGGACACCCGCTTCGTGCTGCACGACATCGACGAGGCCGCCAAAGAGCGCGCCCTCATGTACCACAGCGAGCGCCTGGCCATCGCGTTCGGGCTGGTGAGTACCCCGCCCGGCACGCCGCTGCGGGTCATGAAGAACCTCCGCATCTGCGGGGACTGCCACACCGCCGTCAAGCTCATCGCCAAGGTGACCGGCCGCGAGATCATCGTCAGGGACAACAAGCGGTTCCACCATTTCAAGGACGGCGCCTGCTCCTGCGGGGATTACTG